From a region of the Daphnia pulicaria isolate SC F1-1A chromosome 1, SC_F0-13Bv2, whole genome shotgun sequence genome:
- the LOC124346758 gene encoding uncharacterized protein LOC124346758 isoform X1 yields the protein MSYSFRHGGKNQSTSSSSTSTTSGGHQRIAYGSRSTSTGTPPQTPTIRVTSPVPDVVGMIDIWDPEVVEDEPPPPSSSSSSTTSPKAYSFRYKEEKQHKQRKHHATENNKTNFSDSAMQADPVELMESPSSTAQQPPVAAAQQPAIEATVIYVNQIGDALSPIDDDGLKTAGESEESSDCEEISQISAVTQIPRGESSQHQEPSSPLVAEEPADPLIPITDPAAILPEEKTLPVVASHSPQRIIWEEMVSPSSEAGKPVKRVQFSRSLSLVPGSSAAQQTTSVEGADQRGGVGIIRPGAGRRYSSLDSGSNPVSSHDIFPSMLTFIGEQQHHQPSAAMISDRKMLSPTPESALESAQSPQQESQESIVAAKMDQDELNELQSRADEPDGTMTTLSVTVEEVGVEGMTNQHDPTCDLFDRLNALKNDEELMDLATGFVLQLLRSAQEETLRRGHVASKVSTFQMEQKSKLSLELQHVAVPKGRHNRKWYSRLRMLLLRTLTCTCVPTHPNIQSPLSN from the exons ATGTCTTACTCGTTCCGTCATGGTGGTAAGAATCAATCgacttcatcatcttctacTTCTACGACGAGCGGAGGTCACCAACGAATTGCTTACGGCAGTCGATCGACCAGCACGGGAACGCCGCCGCAGACGCCGACCATTCGCGTGACATCACCCGTGCCGGACGTCGTCGGAATGATTGACATTTGGGATCCGGAAGTTGTCGAAGAtgagccgccgccgccgtcgtcgtcgtcgtcgtcgaccacTTCTCCCAAGGCCTACAGTTTCCGCTACAAAGAGGAGAAACAGCACAAGCAGCGCAAACATCACGCGACGGAGAATAACAAAACGAATTTCTCCGATTCCGCCATGCAAGCCGATCCTGTTGAATTGATGGAATCGCCGTCCAGCACAGCGCAACAGCCACCggtagcagcagcacaacaaCCGGCGATCGAAGCGACAGTCATTTACGTCAATCAAATCGGCGACGCCCTGAGTCCCATTGACGACGACGGGCTCAAAACGGCCGGCGAGTCGGAAGAATCTTCCGACTGCGAAGAAATCAGTCAGATCAGTGCCGTCACTCAGATTCCGCGTGGCGAGTCCAGCCAGCATCAGGAGCCATCATCGCCGCTAGTTGCCGAGGAACCGGCTGATCCGTTGATCCCGATAACAGATCCAGCAGCGATCCTGCCGGAAGAAAAGACTCTTCCGGTGGTGGCCAGCCACTCGCCTCAACGCATCATTTGGGAGGAGATGGTCTCGCCATCATCAGAGGCCGGTAAACCGGTGAAACGCGTTCAATTCAGTCGATCCTTAAGTCTGGTGCCGGGATCCAGCGCAGCTCAACAGACGACATCCGTCGAAGGTGCCGACCAGCGCGGCGGAGTCGGAATTATCCGACCCGGTGCCGGAAGGCGATATTCCAGTTTGGATTCGGGCAGCAACCCGGTGAGTAGCCACGACATTTTCCCGTCGATGCTCACCTTTATCGGCGAACAGCAGCATCACCAACCATCAGCAGCGATGATTTCCGATCGGAAAATGTTGAGTCCGACTCCGGAGTCGGCCCTGGAGAGCGCCCAGTCGCCTCAACAGGAGAGCCAGGAGTCCATCGTGGCGGCCAAGATGGACCAAGATGAGCTGAACGAGTTACAATCGAGAGCCGACGAGCCCGACGGCACAATGACGACGTTATCAG TGACTGTCGAGGAGGTGGGTGTTGAAGGGATGACGAATCAGCACGATCCGACTTGCGATCTCTTCGACCGGCTAAACGCTCTGAAAAACGACGAGGAACTCATGGATTTAGCGACGGGATTCGTTCTCCAGTTGCTTCGCTCAGCTCAAGAAGAGACGCTCAGACGCGGTCACGTAGCCAGCAAGGTATCGACATTTCAA ATGGAGCAGAAGAGCAAATTAAGTCTCGAATTGCAAC atgTCGCCGTTCCGAAAGGGAGACACAACCGAAAATGGTACAGCCGACTGCGAATGCTTTTATTACGAACTTTGACCTGCACTTGCGTACCGACTCACCCCAACATCCAATCACCTTTGTCCAACTAA
- the LOC124349349 gene encoding receptor expression-enhancing protein 6-like produces the protein MVGFLERHVQRFQKALREPGLINDVLTIVEDNVGVDRIYIAPGAIGFLAVYLVLGFGAQLVCNTIGFVYPAYASIKAIETNSKDDDTKWLTYWVVYACFGMVEFFSDILLSWFPLYWLGKCVFLIFCFAPVSWNGATLIYRNIIRPIFLNYESEIEQVATMVESEIGQATTKFISTVQPKLAAGAKSLSDSLNENYL, from the exons ATGGTGGGTTTTTTGGAAAGACATGTACAACGGTTTCAAAAAGCTTTACGTGAACCCGGACTGATAAATGACGTGTTAACTATTGTTGAAGACAACGTTGGAGTGGATCGAATCTATATTGCTCCTG GTGCTATCGGATTTCTGGCAGTCTATTTAGTTTTGGGGTTTGGTGCCCAGCTAGTCTGCAATACTATTGGTTTTGTTTATCCAGCATATGCATCAATTAAAGCAATCGAGACAAACTCAAAAGATGACGACACGAAATGGCTTACTTACTGGGTCGTCTATGCTTGCTTCGGCATGGTCGAATTCTTTTCCGACATTCTTCTCTCTTGGTTTCCATTGTATTGGCTAGGAAAG tgcGTTTTCCTGATATTTTGCTTTGCTCCGGTCTCTTGGAATGGTGCCACCCTAATCTACCGGAACATCATTCGAcctattttcttaaattatgaGTCTGAAATTGAACAGGTTGCTACGATGGTCGAATCAGAAATCGGCCaggcaacaacaaaatttatcTCTACGGTACAACCAAAATTGGCCGCTGGTG CTAAATCCTTGAGTGACAGCTTGAACGAGAATTATCTTTAG
- the LOC124346758 gene encoding uncharacterized protein LOC124346758 isoform X2 has protein sequence MSYSFRHGGKNQSTSSSSTSTTSGGHQRIAYGSRSTSTGTPPQTPTIRVTSPVPDVVGMIDIWDPEVVEDEPPPPSSSSSSTTSPKAYSFRYKEEKQHKQRKHHATENNKTNFSDSAMQADPVELMESPSSTAQQPPVAAAQQPAIEATVIYVNQIGDALSPIDDDGLKTAGESEESSDCEEISQISAVTQIPRGESSQHQEPSSPLVAEEPADPLIPITDPAAILPEEKTLPVVASHSPQRIIWEEMVSPSSEAGKPVKRVQFSRSLSLVPGSSAAQQTTSVEGADQRGGVGIIRPGAGRRYSSLDSGSNPVSSHDIFPSMLTFIGEQQHHQPSAAMISDRKMLSPTPESALESAQSPQQESQESIVAAKMDQDELNELQSRADEPDGTMTTLSVTVEEVGVEGMTNQHDPTCDLFDRLNALKNDEELMDLATGFVLQLLRSAQEETLRRGHVASKMEQKSKLSLELQHVAVPKGRHNRKWYSRLRMLLLRTLTCTCVPTHPNIQSPLSN, from the exons ATGTCTTACTCGTTCCGTCATGGTGGTAAGAATCAATCgacttcatcatcttctacTTCTACGACGAGCGGAGGTCACCAACGAATTGCTTACGGCAGTCGATCGACCAGCACGGGAACGCCGCCGCAGACGCCGACCATTCGCGTGACATCACCCGTGCCGGACGTCGTCGGAATGATTGACATTTGGGATCCGGAAGTTGTCGAAGAtgagccgccgccgccgtcgtcgtcgtcgtcgtcgaccacTTCTCCCAAGGCCTACAGTTTCCGCTACAAAGAGGAGAAACAGCACAAGCAGCGCAAACATCACGCGACGGAGAATAACAAAACGAATTTCTCCGATTCCGCCATGCAAGCCGATCCTGTTGAATTGATGGAATCGCCGTCCAGCACAGCGCAACAGCCACCggtagcagcagcacaacaaCCGGCGATCGAAGCGACAGTCATTTACGTCAATCAAATCGGCGACGCCCTGAGTCCCATTGACGACGACGGGCTCAAAACGGCCGGCGAGTCGGAAGAATCTTCCGACTGCGAAGAAATCAGTCAGATCAGTGCCGTCACTCAGATTCCGCGTGGCGAGTCCAGCCAGCATCAGGAGCCATCATCGCCGCTAGTTGCCGAGGAACCGGCTGATCCGTTGATCCCGATAACAGATCCAGCAGCGATCCTGCCGGAAGAAAAGACTCTTCCGGTGGTGGCCAGCCACTCGCCTCAACGCATCATTTGGGAGGAGATGGTCTCGCCATCATCAGAGGCCGGTAAACCGGTGAAACGCGTTCAATTCAGTCGATCCTTAAGTCTGGTGCCGGGATCCAGCGCAGCTCAACAGACGACATCCGTCGAAGGTGCCGACCAGCGCGGCGGAGTCGGAATTATCCGACCCGGTGCCGGAAGGCGATATTCCAGTTTGGATTCGGGCAGCAACCCGGTGAGTAGCCACGACATTTTCCCGTCGATGCTCACCTTTATCGGCGAACAGCAGCATCACCAACCATCAGCAGCGATGATTTCCGATCGGAAAATGTTGAGTCCGACTCCGGAGTCGGCCCTGGAGAGCGCCCAGTCGCCTCAACAGGAGAGCCAGGAGTCCATCGTGGCGGCCAAGATGGACCAAGATGAGCTGAACGAGTTACAATCGAGAGCCGACGAGCCCGACGGCACAATGACGACGTTATCAG TGACTGTCGAGGAGGTGGGTGTTGAAGGGATGACGAATCAGCACGATCCGACTTGCGATCTCTTCGACCGGCTAAACGCTCTGAAAAACGACGAGGAACTCATGGATTTAGCGACGGGATTCGTTCTCCAGTTGCTTCGCTCAGCTCAAGAAGAGACGCTCAGACGCGGTCACGTAGCCAGCAAG ATGGAGCAGAAGAGCAAATTAAGTCTCGAATTGCAAC atgTCGCCGTTCCGAAAGGGAGACACAACCGAAAATGGTACAGCCGACTGCGAATGCTTTTATTACGAACTTTGACCTGCACTTGCGTACCGACTCACCCCAACATCCAATCACCTTTGTCCAACTAA
- the LOC124349401 gene encoding receptor expression-enhancing protein 5-like has product MTAFLEQYRAGLEKALNEPGVINDLLAKAEQRTGVKRLYIALGMIGVIAIYLTFGYGAQLLCNSIGFVYPAYASVRAIESDKKDDDTKWLTYWTVFAFFSIIEFFSDILLSWFPLYWLAKCILLVWCFAPISWNGSAVIYNRVIRPRYLKYNTKLDKIVGEATNTASKLLSQGLDITQNLVKNANKDD; this is encoded by the exons ATGACAGCATTCTTGGAGCAGTACCGTGCAGGTCTTGAAAAAGCATTGAACGAGCCAGGAGTAATAAACGATTTGCTAGCCAAAGCTGAGCAGCGTACAGGAGTAAAGAGACTTTACATAGCACTTG GAATGATTGGTGTCATCGCAATTTACCTTACTTTTGGCTATGGTGCTCAGTTGCTATGCAACTCCATTGGATTTGTTTACCCTGCATATGCGTCAGTGAGAGCCATTGAGTCTgacaaaaaagatgatgacacAAAGTGGCTTACTTATTGGACAGTCTTTGCATTTTTCAGCATTATTGAATTCTTTTCTGATATTCTTTTGTCTTGGTTTCCCCTTTATTGGCTTGCAAAG TGCATCCTGCTGGTCTGGTGCTTTGCTCCAATCTCATGGAATGGTTCTGCTGTGATTTATAACAGAGTGATCAGACCCAGATACCTCAAATACAACACTAAATTGGACAAAATTGTTGGCGAAGCTACAAACACTGCCTCTAAACTGTTATCCCAAGGACTTGATATAA CTCAAAACTTGGTTAAGAATGCTAACAAGGATGATTAA